The genomic DNA TCAGCAAACTCATGGATATGCTCATGTGAAATAAAGTAGCTCTGGCTGATGCGGAACTCTGGTCGCATCTGGCGCAGCATTTGCTCCACTCGCATAGGATGCTCGATGAGGCGGCGCTGGTCCTCGGAGGAGATGCCGGCGAAGGCCACTGCTTTCAAGTACTCGCTATTCTCTTGCAGCAACTTAATTACCGCGCTGCGGAAGCCGGTGCAGGCAGTAATCGAAGCAGCAATCTGCTGAAGCACCTCCTCCAGGCCCAGCTCTGCGCGCAGCATATTGCCCAGGCGGATCAGCTCCTTGACCTGGCGTGTGTAAAGCGCCTGTTCCTGGGTGGTAGGATTGGCCGTACCGGTCGCGCTGGCGGAGCCAGTGGCGGGCACTGCAGGTCCGGGTCCGGCGGACTGAGGCCGTGAGGCGAAGCGCTCGCGCTCCGCCGAGGTATTGAGCGGGGGGAAGGTAGTCATAGCAGCCCTACTCCGTGCAAGGTTAGTCTCGTGATGGACGCTCCGTTCCTGGCGTGTCGGCTCATTGCCGCTGCGCAGGCGTACACGCAGGGGAATAAACCAGTTCTGCTGTTTTCTCTCTGCCATGCCAGCATCGTATTCCTTTCCAGTGTGGCCCGCGCGGTCTGGCCTGGCGGCAAAAAGCGGGGCAGCCGGTCTTGCCTCCTGTGCTTCCGGTGGGCGAAAAGGACTCCCATGCCGCGCTAAAAAGTCGCCTCCAGTCTTAGGGTGAGGATAGCATATTCTCATGCAAGAGTACAAGGTGGGTGGGAAGATGGTTTGAAGAAGATCTCGTTTTGAGGAATCCGGGCCTGCTGGCGGCCAACCGGGCCACCTCAGAGCGGCGCTTGCTCAGCCCTTCTCTTGCTCTCAAGATTCGGCTGATGCCAGGGCATCGAGTGGGAGCAGGCCCTCCTCTATGGCTCGACTGAGGGCCTCGGTGCGTCCCGAGACTTGCAGCTTCTGGTAGATGTTGGCCAGGTGGAAGTTCACGGTGCGCTCGCTGACCTGCAGGCGACGTGCGATCTCCTTATTGCGCAGGCCGCGCGCCAGCAAGAGCAAAACCTGGCGCTCGCGTGCCGTCAGCGAGGTAGCGCCGCTGCCGCTGCTGCCTTCCTCTCCCTGGCTCAGGCGCGTCAGCAGGCGGGCTGCCAGCTGGGGCTGCACCACCGTCTCGCCTCGGGCCAGCGCGCGGATGGCCTGGACCAGCTCTTCGGGGGCCACTTCTCTGAGCAGATAGCCATCGGCCCCAGCTCGCAGCGCCGCTGCAAGGTGCTCGGGACGACTGGAGGCCGAAAGGACCAGGATACGGGTATCGGGGCTGAGCTGCTTCATCTGACGCAGGGTCTCTACTCCCTGCTCTTCGGGCAGAGGAAGGTCGAGCAGCACCACTTGTGGCCCCAATTCGAGCGCCTCACCGCTGGCCTGGATGCCACTGGCGGCCTCGCCGATGACCTGCAGATCGGGATAGCTCTCTAGCAGGCGGCGCAAGCCGGCGCGCATCACGGGCTGACCAGCGACCACCAGCAGGCGCAGGCCCTGAGAAGGTGTCTCCGTCTCCGCAGCGCCGGCTGGCAAGAGTGCGGGAAGGCTAGAGTCGGGCGGGCGCTCGTACGGCAGACTGGCGCTGATCTGGTGACCCTGACCAGGCGTGGCACTGATCGTCAGGGTGCCTCCCTGAGCACGTAGCTGCTGACCTAAGCCCTCCAGTGCCTCCTGGCTGCTACCACCTGGAGCGAAGGGGGGTGCTGCCACGACTGTGCTCCCCTCAGCGACCGTGCCATCGCCGCTGAGGGTCAACTGCAGCCGCTCGCGGCCATAGTGCAGAGTCAGCCGCAGGTGGTGGACATCGCGGTAATGACCTATTGTAGCCAGGGCGGCGCGTGTCAGGCGATAAAGCAGAACTGCAGCTGAGGGGGACAGCCGCCGCGCCTCGCCCGTCACCTGGACCCGGCTGGCCGATCCCAGGGCCTCGGCGCGCTCCTCCACCAATCGCCCCAGCGCCTCCGCCAACTGCTCCGTCTGTTGCTCCGGCTCCTCCCCGGCGGAAGGTGTGCTGGCGAGGCGCAGCTCGGTCAGCAGCGTTGTCACCTCCTCCTCCACCAATGCCAGGCCCTGGGTCACAGTAGCAAGCTGCTCAGGGGCGAGCGGTCCGGTCCCGGTCAGCAGCGTGTGCAAGGCCCGCAGCTGCAAAGCGATCGTACTTAAAGCCTCAAGCAAACCTTCGCTGTGCCCGACACTGCGGGCGCTATCCACTGGTAGCATCAGTCAGCACTCCCCTGCAAATAAGGGAAGCCAGCCGGCCTCTCCCGCTCGTGCTGGCGGTCCGATCCGGCTGGCCTCAGACAGCACGGGCCCAGCCAGCCCATCAGCCGGCCAGGCGGTCTCAGACCTGGGCCGCCGCCCGCAGCGGCTCGATCACAATCTGGCCATCGCGGACGTCGATCTGCAGCGTATCGCCCTCGCGGATCGTCCCGTCCAGCAGCGCGCGCGCCAGGCGGTTCTCGACCTCGCGCTGGATCACCCGCTTGAGCGGGCGGGCACCGAAGTGAGGATCGTAGCCCTCGCTCGCCAACAGCTCACGGGCTGCCTCGCTCACCTGCAAGCTGATATGGCGCTCGGCCAGGCGCGGACGCAGGCGGTTGATCTGAATATCCACGATCTCCTTGATCCGCTCGGGTGTCAGCGGATGGAAGATTACAATCTCGTCGATCCGGTTGATGAACTCTGGACGGAAGCCCTCCTCGCGCAGGCGCTGACGGACCTGCCGCTGGGCCTCCTCCTCATCGAGGCCCTCCAGCTCGGGCAGCCAGGTGGTGCCCACGTTGCTCGTCATAATAATGACCGTGTTCTTGAAGTCCACGGTGCGGCCCTGGCCATCGGTCAGACGACCATCGTCGAGCAGCTGTAGCAAGACATTGAAAACATCGGGCGCTGCCTTCTCGATCTCATCGAAGAGCACCACACTGTAAGGATGGCGGCGCACGGCCTCCGTCAACTGGCCGCCCTCCTCATAGCCGACATAGCCCGGCGGAGCACCGATCAGACGCGAGACACTATGCTTCTCCATGTACTCCGACATGTCGATGCGCACCAGCGCCTGCTCATCATCGAAGAGGAACTCCGCCAGAGCACGGGCCAGCTCTGTTTTGCCGACGCCAGTTGGACCCAGGAACAAGAAGCTGGCCAGCGGACGGTTGGGGTCCTGCAGGCCGGCACGCGCCCGGCGAATGGCGTCCGAGACTGCGCGCAGCGCATGGTCCTGACCGACCACCCGCTCACGCAGACGCTCCTCCATCTTCAGCAGCTTCTGGACCTCGCCCTCCATCAGTCTGGCGACCGGGATATGCGTCCACTTCGAGACGATCTCAGCGATATCTTCGGCGTCGACCTCCTCCTTTAGCATGCGCGCGCCCTGAATCTCGCTGAGCTTCCCCTCCATCTCGCGGATGCGGCGCTCCAGCTCTGGGATGACGCCGTAGCGCAGGCGGGCCTGCTCCTCCAGGTTATACTCACGCTCGGCTCGCTCCAGAGCCACCTGAGCCTCTTCTAGCTCCGTCTTCAGGCGGCGCAGGGTCTCCACCGGCTCCCGCTCGCGCTCCAGCGAGAGGCGCAGGCTATGCAACTGCTCATTCAGATTAGCGATCTCCTGCTCCACCCGCTCGCGCCGCTCACGGCTGGCCGGGTCGGTCTCCTTCTTCAGGGCCTCATGCTCCACCTGGAGCTGACGGATGCGGCGCTCCAGAGTATCGATCTCGCTCGGCGTGCTATCCAGCTCCACGCGGCGCCGGCTGGCCGCCTCATCGATCAGATCGATAGCCTTATCCGGCAGGAAGCGGTCGCTGATATAGCGTTTCGAGAGCACCGCCGCCGCCACCAGGGCGCTATCCTGGATACGGACGCCGTGATGGACCTCATAGCGCTGCTTCAGGCCGCGCAGGATACTGATCGTATCCTCGACCGACGGCTCCTCAACCATAATTGGCTGAAAGCGGCGCTCCAGGGCGGCATCCTTCTCAATATATTTACGGTACTCATCGAGCGTCGTTGCACCAATGCAGTGGAGCTCGCCGCGGGCCAGCATAGGCTTGAGCATATTCGAGGCATCCATCGCCCCTTCAGCGGCGCCGGCCCCAACCAGCGTATGCAGCTCATCGATGAAGAGGATGATCCGTCCCTCGGAATTCTGGATCTCGCGCAGGACCGCCTTCAGGCGCTCCTCGAACTCGCCGCGGTACTTGGCACCTGCAATCAGCGCGCCCAGATCGAGAGCGATGATCTGCTTATCCTTCAGTGTCTTCGGCACATCACCGCGTACAATGCGCTGAGCCAGGCCCTCGACAATGGCCGTCTTCCCCACGCCGGGATCGCCGATCAACACCGGGTTATTCTTCGTGCGCCGGCTCAGCACCTGAATAACGCGCCGAATCTCCTCATCGCGCCCAATCACCGGATCAAGCTTACCCTGAGCCGCCAGGGCCGTCAGATTGCGCCCGTACTTCTCCAGGGCCTGATACTTGCCCTCGGGATTCTCATCCGTCACGCGCTGCGCACCGCGGATCGCACTCAGTGCCCGCAGCGTGGTATCGCGCGTCACCCCGGCAGCGCGGAAGGCGCGCTGAATGGCCTCACCACCAACCTCAAAAAGCGCCAGCAGCAAATGCTCGACACTCAGATACTCATCCTTGAAGCTACCCATCTGGCGCCAGGCCTCTTCCAGGACCCGCCGCAGCTGTGGCGAAAGACCCGGCTCGCTCCCACCATAGACGCGCGGCATGCGCTCCAGCTCATTACGCACCACGCGCTGCGCTGCCGCCAGGTCCCCCCCAGCCTTCTGGATAACCTCTCTCGTAATGCCACCCTGCTGCTCCAGCAGGGCATAAAGCAGATGCTCTGGCTCAATCTGGCTATGGTTATAGCTCCGTGCTAACTCTGACGCATCCGTGATGGCCTCGCGGGCCTTCTCGGTTAAGCGCTCTAACTTCATGGCTCTTCTGGTCTCCCTCTGTTTGCCAACGTCTTACCTTGTCTGTTACTATACCATATTGAGTGGCTCATTGCAAGAAGATTTGAGTGACTTCTTATCAAAGTTTGGCCAGGAGGACCAAAATTGCCGGCTATGCTGGGAGGAGGGGCTATGATATAATGGCCGCGCCGTCCCGCTCCTCTCCCGGGAGGGGGAAGGCGGGCGCGGCGCTCAAGTTGGTCACTCAGGCAGTGAGTCAAGTCAATCAGTCATCAGCCAGTCAGCGATTCACTCACCCACTAGGCGGAGGCAGGACGAGGTGAGCGCGGAGACGCCGAACGGCACGACAGAGGTAGCGGCCCTGCCACAGGCGTTGCAGGGAGATGAGGCGCGTGTAGCGGCAGCGATCGAAAGCCTCCTCTTTGTCGCGGGGCGGCCGCTGGAGCAGCACGAGCTGCGCAAGGTCTTGGGCGTCAACGAGGAGGAGCTGCAGGCGGGCCTGCGCGCGCTGGCGCATAGTTTAGAAGAGCAGCGGCGTGGGCTGCGCTTGCAGCGTCTAGGCACTCAGGTGCAGCTGGTGACAGCGCCTGAGAATGCGCGCTACGTGGCGGCGCTGCTGGGTCTGCCATTGACTGCCAGGCTGACGCCGGCGGCTCTGGAGACACTGGCGGTGATCTGCTATCGCCAGCCGATTACGCGCGCGCAGATCGAGGCCATTCGCGGAGTGAATAGCGATCGGGCCCTGGCGAGCCTGATTCAACACGGACTGGTCGCCGAGGTGGGCCGGGCCCCGACAGTGGGCCATCCGGCTCTCTTTGCCACGACGCCGGAGTTTTTGCAGCAGTTTGGGCTGACGAGCCTGGAGGAGTTGCCTCATATCGATGGACTGCCCGATGTTCAACGCGCCGTTCAGGCCCTGCAAGAACGGCTGCCCTTGAACGACGGCCCGGCCACCTCGGCTGGCCAGGGAGGACAGGCGTCCAGGACGGAGGCCTCATCTTCATAGAAAGCGGCCCCTGAGTTCTGACGAGATGTGGAGCAGCAGAGCAGATCAGAGCAGGGCGCAAGATCAAGCCTAGGCGGAGAAAAGAGCGAGATGAGAATAGGAAGGCATATGCCACTCAACGGCAAGCCCCTGCGGGCGCTGGAGATTGCCTCTTTCCTGGGCTGTGAGACGATCCAGCTGTTTGCCAGCAATCCCACAGGGTGGAAACCGCCGGCTGGGGGAGAGGAGGCGGCGCAGGAGTTTGCGCAGGCCGCGCGGGCGCGAGGTCTGGCGCCGCTGGTGGTCCATGCGCCCTATCTGATCAATCTTGCTTCACCGCGTGAGGAGATCTGGCAGTCCTCGGTCAGGCTCCTCTCCTGGACGCTGAGGCGGGCGGCCCTGCTAGGGGCTTCTGATGTAGTAGTGCATATTGGCAGTCACCGTGGAGCTGGCCTTGAGCTGGGCATCGCGCGCCTGCAGGAAGCCGTGCGCCTGGTCCTGGCCGAGGCTCCGGAGGACGTGCGCCTCTTGCTCGAAAACGACGTCGGGGCTGGCCATACCCTGGGGCAGCGCTTCGAGGAGCTGGCCACTGCGCTGGCCTTCCTCCCAGAGGAGCAGGAGCGGCTGGGAATCTGCCTGGATACGGCTCATCTGTGGGGGGCTGGCTACGATATCGGCTCGCCCGCCGGAGTGGAGGCGGTCCTCCAGCGCTTCAGCGAGCTGGTTGGTCTCGCGCGACTCAAGGTGCTGCATCTCAACGATAGTCGGCAGCCGCTGGGCAGTCATCGCGATGTTCATGCCCGCATAGGCGAAGGGCAGATTCCTGTGGCGGGACTGCAGGCTCTGCTCAATGATGCCCGTCTGGCCGGGCTGACGGTAGTGCTGGAAACGCCCATCAAGCGTGACGAGCAGGACCGCGAGGACTGGGAGCACGATCGAGCCCATCTACAGTATGTCAGGAGCCTGCGGGTGGATGAAGGCGGCCTGGCCTCTCCACACCTACGCCCGCAGCAGGAGCAGACTGGCGAGAGGAGAGCGGCGTCTCAGTCGACGGAGGAGGGAGGAGAGGGCAGGAGCGAGACCCGTGCCGGCGGCTCCCTGCGGAGCGAGCGCGGGCGGCACTCCGCTTCTGCCCTCCAGTGAAGGCCCCGGCAAGCCACAGGCGTCGCAAGCTTGTGGCTGAGGCCCGGCTCAGTAGGAGATGTGATCGGCAGCGGTAGCTGGGCGGAAGGTACTGCCGTCGTTGAGCAATACGAGGCGCTGCTCACCGATATGGACGAGCAGATCAGGCCGACCGTCTCCGTTCACATCGCGAACCTCGGCGGTAATCGGCACCAGGTCCTGATTGGGGCCGAAGAGCACCGGGCCATTGTAGACGCGCGCGTTGTTGCCATCCCCGCCAGGAAATTCAATGATCTCAACATGTCGATTGAGATTGATAAAGACAAAGTGGGTGGGATGGCTTGGGCTGTCGTTGTGCCCAACCACAGCGTCCATCTGCCAGGTACGTGGGCGCCCAAACTGGACATCTTCCTGGTGGAGCTGCCACCAGGAGCCGAGGTAAGCCAGGCCCAGGCCGAGCAGGGCGGTCAGCAAGAGGCCCAGAAAGAAGGCGCGCAGAACCCAAGAGCGACCCATGCGCCGGGCCTTGATGCGCGTTGGGGCCACGGTGCGCAGCCCCTCGGGCACCACCGCCTTGGAGGTCGTGCCATATTCCGGCCTCATCTGGTTACTGGCACGCCGCCGTTGGATGAAAACCGCTGGCTGCGGGCCAGTAATGCCGCTCAGCGGGCCAACCACGTCCGCGTTGGCGGGTGGCAGGGGCTGATAACGGCGTGTGCTGCTCGGCAGCCGCGGCGTAAGGTAGATGGCATCATCCTCCTCCTCCCCGGTGATGGCCTGCCTCTTCCTGGTCACCCCGGGCGGCTGACGAAGCTGTATCGTCATGGAGTATTTTCCCCTTTTTCGCCGGCCCATATGGGCCTAGAATGCATGTTCTATATACTAAGGCGATCACAGTTCGTTTGTCAAGTCCCCCGGTAGGAAAATCTTAGATGTAACCTGGCATGAAACAGTGTATAACAATGTGAGACAGCTGCAGTTGCGTTGCAACGCCAATGTCTGCTTTGCAGGGATTCAGGCTTGACTCTCGTGATTTGTCTATGCTATAGTTGTTTGTGTCTCGGGTTGCTTGCCGGACGTGAACCTCAACAATTCTTCTGAAGAAGCGAAAGTCCATCCCTGAGCGGAAGTTTCTGTCACGAGTCTCTTCAGACCAAGGAAGCATTCAGTGCTCTCAGGGAAGAGCTGGTCCCTGGACGTTGTATCGTTAGCGCGCCTTGTGCTCACGAGGTGGGACGACGGACCGGCTGAGGGCTTTCCGGCTGTGCTGCTTGCATCGGAACCCCTTATCCGCTTCCTGGCTTGTACTTTCATGACTGTGTCGCTGTAGTGCGCGCCCTTCATGCTATCTCTAAGCTGGCGGCCCAACTGAATCCCGACTGAGTTTTCTCCTACTATGCCTTATTGCTTCTTGCCCTGGTGGCCAGGACTGCGTTCGGCTCTGCTTGTCTGACTGTCTGCTCAGAAGGTGAAGGGAAAGAGGGGCATCTAGCATGTGGCCCTGGCCTGGCTGGGGGAGGGTTGCTTACTCTGTTCGGCTGATGGCCTTGCGGAGGAGGGGAGCGGCGCGGAGCGGAGCAAGAAGGAGGATCTGTGCGGGCCTCTGTCTTGCTGTGCTTTCCGGGAAGGATTTTCTCGCTTTCTGTTTTCTCCCTCTCTCCTGGCGGTTGCCGTGCGCTGGTTCTGGTGCAGAGGCGAGGAAGCTCGCGATTTGGGGCGGCTCGCTATCCTCAATATAGGGATGGGAGTGAGAGGAAGAGCTACCAGGCGGCGGTTGGCTGGGCTGGGCTAGGTTGAGCTGAGCTGAGCTGAGCGGTGCAAGGAAGCCCGGAATGTGTGCTGTATCCAGCGGCAGCGAAGGCTGCGATGGCTGTATCGTGTGCGTGTGTCTATGGTATTCGTCTGCGTGCCAGGCAGGCAGTGAGTCAGGCTGTGCGCGTGGTGAGTTGGTCTGGCTGCGAGCGAGCACTGGCGCGCTCTTGTTGAAGGAGGCACCGCTATGACCAGGACGCGCGTGGAGGCGGTCCACATCGTCTGGATCACCGCGGGCCTGGGCTGTGATGGCGACTCGGTCTCGATTACGGCGGCCAGTCAGCCAAGCCTGGAGGATGTGATCCTGGGGGCGATTCCGGGACTTCCCCGCGTTTATTTGCACAATCCTGTTCTCGCCTACGAGCTGGGCGGAGACAGCTTTATGACCTGGTGGTACCAGGCCGAACGCGGCGAGCTTGATCCTTTTGTGCTGGTGGTCGAAGGCTCGATCCCCAATGAGCGCATTAAGCGAGAGGGCTACTGGGCCGCCCTCGGCACCGATCCGGCGACCGGACAGCCGATCACGACCTGTGAGTGGATCGATCGCCTGGCGCCGAAGGCCTGGGCGGTGGTGGCCATCGGGACCTGCGCGACCTACGGCGGTATCCACGCGATGCAGGGAAACCCCACCGGAGCGATGGGCCTCGCCGACTATCTGGGCCACGGCTGGAAGTCGTGGGCCGGAATCCCCATTGTCAACGTCCCCGGCTGCCCTGTGCAACCGGACAACTTCATGGAGACGCTCCTCTACCTGCTCTACCAGGCGGCGGGTCTGGCGCCGATGATCTCCCTCGATGACCTCGGGCGCCCTACCTGGCTCTTCGGCAGAACCGTACATGAGGGCTGTGACCGCGGCAGCTACTACGAGCAGGGCGACTTTGCTACCGAATATGGCACTCCCCAATGTCTGGTGAAACTCGGCTGTTGGGGCCCGGTGGTGCAGTGCAACGTGCCGAAGCGGGGATGGATGGCCGGCCTTGGTGGCTGCCCCAATGTGGGCGGCATCTGCATCGGCTGCACGATGCCCGGCTTCCCCGATAAGTTTATGCCTTTCATGGATGAGCCGCCTGGCGCCAAGCTGTCTACTGGCATCGCTGGCGCCTATGGGGGCGCGATTCGGGCGCTGCGCAATATTACAAAGTCGACGCTCAATAAAGAGCCTTCGTGGCGCCGTAAGGGCCGCGAGCTGGCGACCGGCTATCAGCCACGCTGGTAGAGAGGGAACGGCTGACGTCTCTGACGAGCGGCGGCGCCCGAGCCTTCTTTTGCTCAGGTTGCTGTGCTGCTGTGCGCAGGTCTCCCTGTCTTGTTTGCTCGTCTAGATGCTTGCTTATGGCGGCAGGAGCGGCAGTGGTGGAAGTGTCGCTCGCCATTTCCGCTCTCTGGCTGGCTGGTGCCTGTTCGGCAAAGGAGAGAGCAGATGACCACTGAGGTGCGACGTCAGGCAGCCCCGGCTGAGCCTGGCCAGATCATTGAAATGGCCTGGGACCCGATTACGCGCATTGTGGGCAGCCTGGGGATCTATACCAAGATCGATTTCAAGAAGCGGCAGGTGGTGGAGTGCTACAGCACGTCGTCGATCTTCCGCGGCTATAGCATTTTCCTGAAGGGCAAGGACCCGCGCGATGCCCATTTTATCACCAGCCGCATTTGCGGAATCTGCGGAGATAACCATGCCACCTGCTCGGTCTATGCCCAGAATATGGCCTATGGGGTGAAGCCGCCGGCCCTCGGCGAGTGGATTCTGAACCTGGGCGAGGCCGCGGAGTATATGTTTGACCACAACATCTTTCAGGAGAACCTGGTCGGGGTCGATTTCTGTGAGCAGATGGTGCGGGAGACCAATCCTGGGGTCTGGGAGCTGGCTCAGAAGACTGAGGCTCCGCATGCCAAAGACCACGGTTATCGCACGATTGCCGATATTATGCGGGCGCTTAATCCCTTCACGGGCGAGTTCTATCGCGAGGCGCTGCAGATGAGCCGCCTGACGCGCGAGAAGTTTTGCTTGATGGAGGGGCGCCACGTGCATCCGTCGACGCTCTATCCCGGCGGCGTAGGGACGGTGGCGACAGTCCAGCTCTTCACCGACTATCTGGTGCGCCTGATGAAGTATGTGGAGTTTATGAAGAAGGTTGTGCCGCTGCATGACGACCTCTTCGATTTCTTCTATCAGGCGCTGCCGGGCTACGAAAAGGTAGGGCAGCGTCGCATTCTGCTCGGCTGCTGGGGCTCGTTCCAGGACCCCGAGGTCTGCGACTACGAGTATCGCACGATGGATAAGTGGGGACGGGCGATGTTCGTGACGCCGGGCGTGGTGGTCGATGGTGAGCTGGTGACGACCAGCCTGGTCGATATCAATCTGGGTATCCGCATTCTGCTGGGTAGCTCCTACTACGAGGATTGGGAGAACGAGCGGACCTTTGTGGATCGCGATCCGCTAGGTAATCCGGTTGATCAGCGTCATCCCTGGAACCAGACGACGATCCCGAAGCCGCAGAAGCGCGATTTCAAGGGGAAGTATAGCTGGGTAATGTCGCCGCGCTGGTACGATAAGCGTACGGGGCAGTATCTGGCGCTGGATACCGGCGGGGGGCCGCTGGCGCGCCTGTGGGTGACGGCGCTGGCGGGTTTGGTCGATCTGGGGGGCTACATTAAGGCGACCGGCCACAGTGTGAAGATCCGCTTGCCGAAGACGGCGCTCAAGCCCGAGGTCGAGTTTGAGTGGAAGATTCCGAAGTGGAGCAATGCCCTGGAGCGCGATCGGGCTCGTTCCTACTTCCAGGCCTATGCGGCGGCGGTGGCGCTCTATTGCGTGGAGAAGGCGCTCGCCGAGATCCGCGCGGGCCGCACGAAGACGTGGAGCGATTTTACGGTGCCCAAGGAGGCGATCGGCTGCGGCTTCCATGAGGCGGTGCGCGGGGTGCTCTCGCATCACCTGGTGATCGAGAACGGCAAGATTGCCAACTATCACCCCTATCCGCCGACGCCCTGGAATGCCAGTGTGCGCGATGTCTATGGGACGCCTGGCCCCTACGAGGATGCGGTGCAGAATACGCCGATCTTCGAGGAGAATGGTCCCGAGAAGTTTAAGGGCATCGATATCATGCGGGCGGTGCGCAGCTTCGACCCGTGTCTGCCTTGCGGGGTGCATATGTATCTCGGCGACGGCAAGGAGCTGGAGGTGGTGCATTCGCCGACCTTCGGGCGCGTGCCGTAGTATGGAGGCGCTGAGAGGTCCCGCTGGGCTGCCTGCGCCACCCGCGGCTGGGCTGTGTGCTGGGGCGGGCAGCGCTCATTGAGGAGGAGAAGGCTATGGGTAGCGATGTGCACAGCGATGTGCAGGGGCGCCAGGGAGGTCAGGAGCTTCATCCGGCTGCTGAGATTGAGCGCTTGCTGGCCGAGGTTGAGAGCCTGCCCGATCTTCAGGCGCGCGCCTTGGCGGAGGAGCTGGTCCGGGCTTTGCTGGCGCTCTATGGCGAGGGCCTGCGGCGGATCGTGGAGCTGCTGGCCGCTGTGGATGGCTCGCAGACGCCTGCGGCCTCCTCTGGGGGGCGCCTGCTCGATCTGCTGGCGCGCGATGAGTTGGTCGCCGCTCTGCTACTCTTGCATGATGTGCATCCCATCCCTCTCAGAGAGCGGCTGGAGCAGGCGCTTGCGGAGCTGCGGCCTGTGGTAAGGGGGCACGGCGGCGATCTGGTGCTCCTGGGTGTGGCCGATGGCGTGGCCTCGCTGCGCCTGAGCGGAAGCTGTCACGGTTGTGCCGCCTCGCTTCAGTACCTGCGGCAGAGGATCGAAGAGGCGGTGTATCGTGTGGCTCCCGATTTGAACGGGTTGGAGATCGAGGGGATCGCTGGGGCGGAGGGTGGGACGGTGGGGGCAACGCCGTCGCGGAGCAGGACGCCGGCCCCGGTGGTCTTTGTCCCGCGGCGGCGCGGCAGCTCTCCTGCGGCGATAGCGGCGCAGGAGAGCGGAACCAGGGTGAGAGAGGGGTGAGTGGGTAGTGATGAAGAAGGTTGGTAGTGTGTGGCCGGGGCCAGACCTGGCGCGGCTCTCCTGGCGTGAGGAGGCGGGTGCTACAAGCGGGCCGCGTGCCGGCCAGGCTCCGATGGCGCTCCCCTTGGGCGCGCTGCGGCGCTTCGTGTCGCGCGAAAGTCAGCCGCAGCGCCGCCCCCTGGAGCGCTGCGAGCTATGCCGGGCCGCGTTGCTGCCGACCCATCGCCATCTGTTGGCCATCGAGCGGCGTCAGGCGCTCTGTGTCTGCGAGCCGTGTGCGCTGCTTTTCCGGGCTGGGGCCCAGCCTGACCAGGGCCAGTATCGCTTGATCCCCGAGCGCTATCGCTGGCTCCGCGATCTGGCGCTGACTGATGCC from Thermogemmatispora onikobensis includes the following:
- a CDS encoding nickel-dependent hydrogenase large subunit, coding for MTTEVRRQAAPAEPGQIIEMAWDPITRIVGSLGIYTKIDFKKRQVVECYSTSSIFRGYSIFLKGKDPRDAHFITSRICGICGDNHATCSVYAQNMAYGVKPPALGEWILNLGEAAEYMFDHNIFQENLVGVDFCEQMVRETNPGVWELAQKTEAPHAKDHGYRTIADIMRALNPFTGEFYREALQMSRLTREKFCLMEGRHVHPSTLYPGGVGTVATVQLFTDYLVRLMKYVEFMKKVVPLHDDLFDFFYQALPGYEKVGQRRILLGCWGSFQDPEVCDYEYRTMDKWGRAMFVTPGVVVDGELVTTSLVDINLGIRILLGSSYYEDWENERTFVDRDPLGNPVDQRHPWNQTTIPKPQKRDFKGKYSWVMSPRWYDKRTGQYLALDTGGGPLARLWVTALAGLVDLGGYIKATGHSVKIRLPKTALKPEVEFEWKIPKWSNALERDRARSYFQAYAAAVALYCVEKALAEIRAGRTKTWSDFTVPKEAIGCGFHEAVRGVLSHHLVIENGKIANYHPYPPTPWNASVRDVYGTPGPYEDAVQNTPIFEENGPEKFKGIDIMRAVRSFDPCLPCGVHMYLGDGKELEVVHSPTFGRVP
- a CDS encoding NifU family protein, producing the protein MGSDVHSDVQGRQGGQELHPAAEIERLLAEVESLPDLQARALAEELVRALLALYGEGLRRIVELLAAVDGSQTPAASSGGRLLDLLARDELVAALLLLHDVHPIPLRERLEQALAELRPVVRGHGGDLVLLGVADGVASLRLSGSCHGCAASLQYLRQRIEEAVYRVAPDLNGLEIEGIAGAEGGTVGATPSRSRTPAPVVFVPRRRGSSPAAIAAQESGTRVREG